The genomic region ACCAAGCACCGTCAGCGGATTGTCCGCTGACAACCGCAGCCAACGCGAGATCGCGGGAATGTTAATCACCAGATAGGCCAGGGCCAGCACGTGAAGAAGACGCGGCAGCGACAGGAACGTCTTGTCGAATCCGATGATGACCGGTGGCAGCCCAGTGGAGGCCAGGAATTCGCCCAAGACCCAGAGCTTGAAGGCTACCCAGACAAAAGAAAGCGCGACGTAAGCGGCGGCGAGTGCAAACAGCGCCGGGTTCTGCGGCAGCGTTCCGCCTCGACGAACATGCATCATGCAGACGATGCCTATGACAAACAGGAACTGCCATGACAACGGGTTAAGGAACCAGAAGCCCGGAAGCAGGAAATTGTGGGGAGCAATCTGATAGACACCGGCGGCCATCCATACCGTAGCCGAGACCATGAGAAGCAGCTTCGGACTGAGCGCCTCCAGCCAGAGGATCGCAGGTACCATCAGCAGCAAAGCGCCATACATCGGCAGTATGTTGTTATATCCGATCTGGTGACCCAATAGCAAAAGCGATGGAATACCTGCGGTGAGGTTGGTCAGCACAGGCAGGATGTTGATCTCGCAGAGAAGACCTGGGCGGCTGAAGAGCCAGGCTCCGGTGATGAACAGGCCGATCGTCATGAACGTTGTGATCATGTGAGCCAAATACAGCGTGCCGGCGCGCCGGACGGCCTTGTAGGAAGCCGCCAGCCTGTTACCCACGACGAAGCGCCCGCCGTAGGCGAGCGCTATGGAGATACCCGAAATCAGAACAAAAGCCTCGGCCGAATCGGAGAAACCAAAATTCTTGGTTGTCAGGTTCTCGAAGATCTGACCCGGTACGTGGTTGATGAAGATTGCGATCAACGCCAGTGCTCGCAGCACGTCGAGCCTTGTATCGCGCCCTGCGGCGCCCGCAACCGGGCCTGTTTTTCCCGTCGCCAACGGATTTGTCCTGAGATTGGGAGCCATCAGGTTCTCTCCTGTTCGGGCTTGAAACGCGAAGGCGGCCTAAGGGTTCCCCCTTTTGGCCGCCTGCGTCAATTCGAGTCGGTTCAAAAAAGAGTGACTATTGGCCGATCGCGAATCCTTCGTCGGGATTGGCGATCTCCTTACCGTTGATAGTGACAAGGTAGCCTGCCGCATTGGACAGTTTTGAGACCGAAATGCGATATTCTGTGTCTGAAAGATCAAGTTCAGCCGTAAAGCCGTCCCATGCCGAGGGTAAGGCGGGCTTCACGTAAAGGTGACCATTGGCGACACGGATCCCCAGCAAACCTTCGATGGCGACACGGTACATCCAGCCCGCAGAGCCGGTGTACCAGCTCCAGCCGCCACGTCCGGCCAGCTGTCCTTCGCCGTAGATATCGGCAGCAACCACGTAGGGTTCGACCCGGTATTGGTCGCTCGCAGCTTTGTCCAGAGCGTGGTTGACGGGATTGAGCAGGTTGAAGCAACGCCACGCATCGTCACCACGACCCATTTCAGCCAGCGCCAGTACAACCCAGGTCGCGGCATGGGTATACTGCCCACCATTTTCGCGAACTCCCGGCGGATAGGACCTGATGTAGCCGGGATCGCGCGGCGACTTGGCGAATGCCGGTGTAAACAGCCGGATAATGCCCTTGTCGTCATCCACCAGCCGCTCGAGAACGGCATCCATGGCTTTTTCACCACGAGCCCGGTCGCCTTCGCCTGACAGAATGTTCCAGGATTGGGCAATCGAATCGATCTGGCATTCGAAGTTCTCGTTCGAACCGAGCGGTGTGCCGTCATCGAAATAGCCACGACGATAGTAACCGCCATCCCAGCCTGCCGTTTCCAACGCCTTCTTCAGTTCCCTCAGATGGGCCGACCAGCGTGCAACGCGCTCGCTGTCGCCACGGGCTTCTGCATAAGGGATGAAGGATGTCAGCGTACCCGCCAGGAACCAGCCAAGCCATGTGCTTTCACCACGGCCGAGCATGCCGACGCGGTTCATGCCGTCGTTCCAGTCGCCCCCGAGGATCAGCGGCAAGCCGTTTCCGCCCTTGCGACGGATAGCAAGGTCGAGGGCCAGCGCTGCATGTTCGTAGAGGCTGACCTTGTCCGAAGAAATCTCCGGCTTGTAGAAGGCATCATGCATCCCCGATGTCAGGGAAGCGCCTTCGACGAAGGCAAGTTCCTCGTCGAGCAGTGCGCGGTCACCGGTCACGGTGCAGTACTGGTTGATGGCGTAGGCGAGCCATACCACGTCGTCCGAGATATGGGTCCGGACGCCGGCGCCTGTTCCCGGCAGCCACCAATGCTGGACATCGCCTTCGTGGAACTGGCGCGAGGCAGCATTAAGGATCTGCTTGCGGGCAAGCTCCGGCGAGTGCGTCAGGAACGCCAGCGTATCCTGCAACTGGTCACGGAAGCCGAAGGCGCCGCTCGCCTGATAGAAGGCGGTGCGTGCCATGATGCGGCAACCGAGGCTCTGATAGGGGAGCCAGGCATTGACCATGTTGTTCATCGCCTTGTCGGGCGTTGAGATCTGCAGCCGACCTGTGAAGCCGTTCCAGAAAGTCTTGCTGGCCTCGAGCAGGTCGTCGAAGCTCTCCGACCGGATTGCCGACACGAGAGCGCGAGCCTCTTCAGTGGACGCAGTATCGCCCATGTAGAAGCAGATATCCCGCTGTTCGCCAGCCTCCAGCGTCACGTCGATGGCCATCGCGGCGCACGGGTCGCCCTCAAGATCGAGTGAGCCGGAGAGAACCGCACCAGAGACGACCGCCTGCGGCAGTTGGATAGAACCGGCCCGACCGATGAACTCACGGCGGCTGGAAGAGATGCTACCGGCAGTTTCGCTGGCCGCCATGAAGGCGACATGGCGCGAATAGTCGATGCTGTAGGGGTTGCTCGCAAACAGCGCTCCGGTCTCGGCATCCTGCGACGACAGGATGAAGGGCCCTGTCTTGCGCGGATTGTTGCCGAGAACCCATTCTGCATAATTGTAGAGACGCAGACGGCGGACCGCCGTGCCCTCGTTGCGCAGACGCAGGCGTGTCATCTTTACAGGACGTGTCCGGTCAACCGTCTGGGTGACCTCGAGCGAGATTTCGTCCTGCACGCTGGTGAAGACCGAATAGCCTAGGCCGTGACGGGCTTCGAACGTGATGGATGGACGGCGCGACAGGGCGGCATAGGGCGTCATGACAGCACCGCTGACTAGATCGGCAACATAGAGTGCCTCGCCCGGACGATTGATGACCATGTCGTTGGACCATGAGGTCAGCTGGTAGTCACGGGAATTCGCGCTCCATGTGAAAGCAGCACCCTCAGCTGCAACATGGAAGCCGAAATTTTCGTTGGATATGACGTTGATCCACGGCTGCGGCGTCGATTGGCCGCCGAACAGGCGCACGACATATTCGCGGCCGTCGCTGGAGAAGCCGCCATAGCCGTTCCAGAAGTCCAGGTCACCCTTGTCTACCATCGAAGCCGGCGCCGAATCCGGCTGTGTCGCGGTGGCAACTACAGCGGTACGCCGCATTTCGGGTTCGCCGGTATGCGCTGATGTCGCAAGCGAGGGCGCACGGGTGATCTGGTCGACGATCGTACCGTTGCGGGCATGGAAGACGACGCGCGATGCCGCCAGCACTGCCTGGTAGGTTTCAGGCTCCATCAGGTCCTTGCGCGCTGCAAAGATATGCGGCCGCAGGCCCTCGCCCTGGCTCGAATGGCGGACGGATTCGCAAAGCGCATCCAGATCATGCTGCATGTCCTGCGCATAGGACGCAGCCCGCTCGTTCATGATCACCAGATCGGCGGTGATGCCGCGCGAACGCAGATATTCCTGGGCGCTCAGCGCTTCCTTGGCGATTTCGAGATCGATATCGTCGTTGATGCGCAGCGTAAAGATCGGGTGATCACCGGAGATCGCCAGCGGCCACAGCGCCGACTGCGGCTGCAGCCCTGCGTGGACCACGGCTGCTTCAGCCCTCAGGTGCATATCCGGGTAAACCAGATAACGGGCCAAGTGCTGGAATATCTTCGCATGTTGCGAAGTCACGCCGATCTGGCGCATCTGAACCTGTGTCCGGGTCCAGGCATGAACCATTTCCTGACCGAATGCATCGGGATTGCGGAAGCGCTCGACAGCCCTGTCGATATCTTCGCGGTTCGGGGCAGCGATCGTCCAGAAGATGACGCTGACCTTCTTGCCGGCCGGAACGCGGATGACACGGCGCAGCGAAAGGCAGGCGTCGAGCGTAAATCCATCGGTGCCGGAGAGGCTTGTGCCCGGATCGAAGGCGGCAGCTTCGCCGAGGCTGCGGCCGCGTCCTATGAAGCGACGGCGATCGGTTTCAAATTCAGTTGGTCGTTCCGAGCCGGCATTGTCGACGACCATGTGGGCCATCGTCATGTCCGGTTCGTTCGGATCGCGCTTGTTACGCTCGACACGGATGACGTCGCCAAGTTCGCCGATTTCGGTCTTGACGAACATCCGCGCAAAGACCGGATGGGCTGCGTCGACATCCTCGTTGGCGATGACGGGCTCGAGATAGGACGTCACTTCGATGAAGCGGTCCTCGGAGCCGGCATTGTGCAGCGTGACGCGTCGACCTTCGGCATCGTGGTCGGTGGCTATAATGCACTCGACGTCGGAGGTCAGGTCGCCAACCGTCTTGCTGTACTCTGCCTTGTCGTCGCTGAAGATGACGCTGGCCTTCTCGCCCTCGATGCTGCGCGGCTCAGATGTCGCCGACCACCACTGGTGGGAGACCGTATCGCGCAGGAAGATGAAAGTGCCCCAGCGATCCTCCGTCGGATCGGGCTTCCAGCGCGAAACGGCAAGACCGTTCCAGCGCGAGTAGCCTGAACCTGTCGCGGTCAGCATGACGGAATAGTGGCCGTTCGACAGAAGAGCAATTTCGCGGTCCTGGCGCGCAGGATTGCTGATCTTGCGGACTTCAGCCTTGAGCAGGTCTTCCTGGATGTTGGCCGGAGCATCGGTCTCGTGCTTGGCGGCCATGACAGGTATGTCGCGCGGTGCCTTTTCCTGCAGCAGCAGTTCGGCGGCCTCGATCACCGGATCGGCGTGGAACAGCTCGCGAAGCCTGCCGTTGAATGCAACGTTGGCAACGGCTGCGATCGACATGCCATGATGGTGGGCATAGTAGTTGTAGACGATCGCGAACTTCTTGCCGTCGGGGACGCGGGTTGGCGTGAAATCGACGGCATCGTGGAAGCCGTACATGCCGAGAGCGCCGACCTTGCGCAGTCGGTTGAGGTTTTCGAGCGCTGCCTCCGGATCGTACATGGCGGCCAGCAACGAGGCATAGGGCGCGATAACGGCATTCTGTCCGAGACCACGCTTCAGGCCGAGCGAGGGCACGCCGAAGTTGGTGTACTGATAGTTCATCTGATGGTCGCGGGCGTTGAAGGCCGCTTCCGAGATCCCCCACGGCACGCCGAGGCGACGGCCGTAATTCATCTGCTCGATGACGATCAGGTTGTTCGTCTGGTTGAGAATACCCCCCTGGCGCTCTTGCATGACAAGCGGCGGCATCAGGTATTCGAACATCGAGCCCGACCACGACACCAGCGCACCACGCGAGCCGACTGGCACGACCTGACGGCCGAGACGATACCAGTGCTCCGTCGGCAGATCGCCCTTGGCGATGGCAAAGAGGCTGGTAAGGCGGGCTTCAGAAGCCAGCAGATCGTAGCAGGCAGCATCGAGCTCGCCGCTTTCGACGCGATAACCGATCGACAGCAGGCGTCGTTCCGGCCGGAACAGGAAGGCGAAGTCCATCGAGAAAGCGATATCGCGGGTACGATCGCGCAGGTTGATCAGCCGCTGGCGAAGTGCCTCGACATTGGAGAGGTCGAAGACGCTGTCGGCGATGTGGCCTTCGCACACCTGGATCAGCGATTCCGACCAACGGATGACTTCAGCGCTCTGCTGGGACTTAACCTCGTGGTCGAGATTGGCCGCAAGCTTCTTGATATCGCGGGCAAGCACGGCAAGGTTGATGACGCGGATCGAGGCGAACTCGTGCTCACGCTTGACCGCAGCAAGTGCGTTCTGGAAACCGATGATGCGCTCTTCGAGACGGCGTCGCAACGGACGCACGGTCTTGCGGTCGTCGGGAAGGTCGGCAAGGATTTCCTGGAGAACACCGGAGACATCGCCGACGCCATCGAGGTTGCCCTGCATATGCGCCGACGGTGCCTCTGCCCAGATGCGGCATGCAGAGGAAACGGCAATCAGATGGCCGGCAAGGTTACCGCTGTCCACGGCCGAGACATAGCGCGGCCCGAGCGTCTTCAGCGTATCCGTATGATACCAGTTGAGCAGGTGACCGCGGTATTTTTCCATCCGATCAACGGTGGCGATCGTCTGCTCGAGACGGGTGATTGTCTCCTCGAACGACAGCCAGCCGAAATGACGGGCTGACACGACCGACAGGAGATAGACGCCGATATTGGTCGGCGACGTCCGTGGGGCGACCACGGCGTGCGGCGTCTGCTGGACGTTGTCCGGCGGCAGGAAGTTCTGCTGCTCGACGACGAAGGCTTCGAAATAGCGCCAGGTGCGGCGCGCAATCTTGCGCAACTCAGTCGACACATGCTCCGAGACATGCAGCTGGTCTTCGGTTTCCGCCGACTGGCTGACATAGTAGGCGACGGCCGGCGACAGGACCCAGAGGACGACAAAGGGGATGCCGACCAGATAGGCGTTGCTGCCGCTGAGTGCGGCAAGCCCGAGGGCGAGCACCGCCAGAACTGGCGCCTGCCACATGACCTTGTAGTGGCCAAGAATGGTCGTCTGGGCCGCAGCTTGGGCGCTTGCAGCCGTACGCCACTGCAGCATGAGCTTGCGGCTGACGAAGGTGCGGTAGATGGACCGGCCAATGGCGTCTGCCATGCCGCAGGCGGAATCCGCCAGGAACACGATACGCAACGCCACCTGGGCATTGGCATCGCGGATGTCTGTCCAGACAGTATAGAGGTGGGCGCGGGCGACGATATCGCTGGTGCGCGGGATGATGCCGTTGATAAGACCGAGCGTCGGAGCGACGAAGAGGCAGAAGATCAGCACGATCTGCCAGATCAGCGCCGAGAACGGTGCCATGAGATACCAGCCGAGCACGGACGCGAAGAACCATGCGATCGGCGTCAGCGAGCGGCGCAGGTTGTCGAACATCTTCCAGCGTCCGAGGCCGGTAATGCCGCGCGAGGGATTGAAGATGTATGGCAGCAGCTGCCAGTCGCCACGCGCCCAGCGGTGCTGACGCGAAACCTCGACCTCATAGCGGATCGGGAAGTCTTCGACGAGTTCGCAGTCGGTGACGAGCGCGCAGCGCGCCATCGAGCCTTCAAGCAGATCGTGGCTGAGAACGGAGTTCTCGTCGATCTTGCCGCGCAGGGCGTTTTCGAAGGCGTCGACGTGATAAAGGCCCTTGCCCGTAAACGTGCCTTCGCCGGCCAGATCCTGGTAGACGTCGGAAACGGTGAAGACGTAAGGGTCAAGGCCGCGATTGATCGAAAAGACGCGCTGGAAGACGGACGCGTCCTTACCTGTCGTCAGCGACGGCGTTACGCGCGGCTGGAGAACACCGTAGCCGCTGATGACGCGCTTGGTTTCCGGATCGACCACAGGCCGGTTGATCGGATGGTAGAGCTTGCCGACGAGCTTGGTCACGGTATCGCGCATCAGGCGTGTGTCGGAATCCAGCGTCATGACATACTGGATGTCCTTCGGAATGACGTTGGCGCCGGGCAGGAATGTCGTGTCGCGGTCGCCCCGCAACAGCAGGTTCAACTCGTGCAGCTTGCCGCGCTTGCGCTCCCAGCCCATCCACACATCTTCTGCAGGATTATAGAGCCGACGACGGTGCAGCAGGTAAAACCGTGTCTTGCCGTCGAAATTGTAGCGCTGCGACAGGTTGCCGATTTCGCGGCGCGCGTAATCCAGCACTTCCAGATCGGCCGGCGTCTCCTCGACCTTGTTGTCGGGCCAGTCGCTGAGCAGCGCAAAATAGATTTCTCCGCGCGGATTGGCGAGATAGTGGACCTCGAGATTGCGCACCAGTTCGTCGACGCTGTCGCGATTGGAGATCAGCGTCGGGACGACGACCAGGGTGCGGGCGTCTTCGGGGATGCCCTCCTTGAATTCGTATCCAACAAGCCGGACCGGCGTCACGAAAAGGGTGATGAGGGTGTTGAAGAGCCCCGTGGCGCCTTCGGAGGCAGGCAGCGAGAACATCAGCAGCAGGACGATCGTCTCAGCCGCACCCATGCCGGCGCGCACCATGAAGGTGCCGACAATTGCCATGGCAAGAATGGTCAGCAACACGACCGGACCGGCGATTGCAAACCAGCGAAGCCTGCGGACCTGGCGGACAAAATGCTGCACCGGCAATGGCCTGTAGCGGATCGCCTCTTCCAGCTTCATGCGCTGCGTGCCGACGAGGAAGCCGCCGACATTCGGTTCGTGAGACTGGGGCTCGGCAGACGCCTTGGCCGCAGCCGTCATGTCGATGGCAATCTGGGCGATTTCGATTTCGGTCTTGTCGGACCGGCGCGCCAGCTTTTCGATCTGCTTGCGGTACTTGTTGCGCGACCCGGCATCGAGCGCACCATAGTCTGTCTCTGTCCAGAGCAGCTTGTCGACCTGGCTGACTTCCTCGACCCAGACGGACCATTCGGTGTCATCGATTTCGCGCAGGCTGCGAATGATATGGCCCATGGTGGCATTGCCGGCGGCGAGCCGCGTGTGCTCGGCCATCATGACTTCTTCGGAGCCGGTACCGGCTGCCGCCATCCGCTGCTCGAGCCAGTCGATGGCAAGGCTCGATGTCTGCGATCCGTCGCGCAGGCGGTAGAGGAACTGCGTCGCGAAGGTATTATCCCTCGTCAGCGGTTCCAGCGATTTCAGATATTCTGCGCATTTTGCGGGCTCGGCGAGGCGGATCATTTCGTCGGCCGCCTCGTTGGCCTTGCCGCGCATGCGGCGGCTGTGCTCGACCCGGATCGAGATGCGACGCAGATTGTCGACCAGTACGTAACGCACCAGTGACGGCAGCGCCCAGAGCTCGCCGATCTTGAAGATCTCGTGCTCCTGGAAGCCATCGACGATGGCCATCAAGCCTTTGTAGGAGATCTGGCTATGGGTATGGGCGACATAGAGCCAGGCCACAGCGAGCGCGCGCGGCATAACCATGCCCTGTATGGTTATCGTCGGCAGCTGGCGATAGAATTTCTTCGGAAAATCCCGTCGAACTTCCTGGATCGCTTCTTCGACGATGTAATGATTGTCCAGAAGCCATTCCGCCGCTGGCGTGATGGACTGGCCTGCCTCGACATCCGCAGCAGCAGCGCGATAGACGCGCAGGATTTCCGTTTCGTTTTCACGATGGCGGGCGAAGAACTCGAAGGGCTTGAAATTCGGCAGAGTATCTGCGCCGTCTCGCGCGAAGGCTTCCCCGCACTCCCTCAGTTGGTCGTTGGACAGGAAGCTTGCGCGTATCGAATCGTTGAGATCGACAAGCTTGGCTTCAGGAGCGCGCGGCGAAGTAGTCGGGGAAATTTCAGCTGACATGGGGCGGTCTGGATCCAAACGGGGTAAAGAGCATTCGCCTGCAGAGCCATAGCGCGATCACCATTCTGAGTTCAAACCCCGGAGCCCACCAGGCGCCAGGTATTTGCAAATGGCAACTTTACCGCTGCATGACCAAATTCGGCGGAGATTTTCACGGACCTCATGGACCGCGGCATCACGCCGTGGTTCACCCGCTCCATGAAATCTTGGAAGCACTCAATATAAATCAAGTGAGCGCGGCGGCAAGATTACATCAAGGCGATCAAATTCATCATACATTCCCCAAATTGCACCGCGAATCTCGCCGGCTGGAAGCCAGCGTGAGACGTGCCTACTCACATAGGCCGGCAAAGATGAACTTAAACTGAACTGACGCACGAGATTGTGCAGGACGGCGGTCGGGCCTTATACACCGACCCTTTCTGGATAGGAAATAATTGACAGGAAGCGGATCGGCAGGGTGATCAGAACCTCTGGACCGTGCGGCGCGTCGGCATCGAAGAACAGGCTGTCTCCCGGCAGCATCGTATAGAGCTTGTCGCCATGGCGGTACTTCACCTCACCCTCCAGCATGTAGATGAGTTCCAGGCCGTCGTGCTGGAAGGCCGGAAAGACGTCTGAATCAGCGGTCAGGGTGATGAGGTACGGCTCGACCTGCAGACCGCTGGCACTGTTGCCGATATGGCCGAGCAGGTTGTACTGGTGCCCGGCACGCGTGCCCCGTCGCTCGATCTCCAGCCCCTCCCCTGCCTTGACGAAAACCGCGTTGCGCACCTCTTCAAACCGGCGGAAAAAGGCGGTGACGGGAACGCCCAATGCGGCGGCCAGCGACTGGAGTGTCGTCAGTGACGGCGAGGTGTTGCCGTTTTCGATCTTCGACAGCATACCGAGCGAGATGCCGGTGGCGGAAGCCAGATCGGCGCCGGTAATACCAAGGGTTTTGCGGAAAGCACGGACCTCGCGGCCAATGGCCACTTCGAGATTATTTTCCTTGGGGTCGCGCAGGGAATGCGGATCCTGCTTCAGGATCGGCTTGGCTGGGGTTGTTTTACTCGACGCTGCCGTCGCTTCGACGCTGTTGCGCGTCGCTTTGTTGTTTTCCATCCGAATATCCCATGCTGCTCGACATCCAAGCTTACTTGTTTCGCCGAATGCTTGCTATCTGGACATTCAGAATTTCTGAGCTGCAGGGGGATTTAACGACGAACGGCGGCCGATTTGGCCGCCGTATTGGATGTCTAAATCAAATCCGCATCGCGTAAGCCGCAGGATCGGGATCAGCGAGCAAACGACCTCAGGTCCCGATGCCGCACACCATGGCGGCAACGAACACGAACGCGGCCGCAAAAAGCACCACGTGCAGGACCGCCTCCCACCGGCGCCGTTTGGAGATACCGGCCGTGACCGCAAGGCGACGACGCTCGGAAGACGGGACAAGTTCGTCTACAGACGCGTTTGACAGACCAATATTTGCCATATCCTGCCTCCGTTAGAATGTTGCGCGCGAGTGTGAGCCACTGTTATCGGGGATCGACGGTCGCATTGGGAGAGATAGATTTCCGCCCTCTGCCCCGGAGTGAAAAAATTAATCTTCACGAGGGTCAAAACAGAGAACTAGCAAAGAATGCGACGAGCCCAGAGCAGGGTCCGCTCAATGGCTCCGTCGACGACTGTCGGCGCCAACTGCTGGCGCTGTATGACAGCGGTTTCCTCGTCAGCCACGGAAGCACCGGCTTCGATGCGCTTTGCCCGGACGGGCGGGTGAAGGTAACCAAGGGTCATGCCGCCCATGAAAAACATACTGCACCTCCAGACCTTGGCGATCACGAAAGTTAACCGCCGTTAACGAGATCATGACAGAAATGCGGCAGCTGTCAATAGTCTATGGCGTTGGTCGTGTTTAAACCATCTGTTAACCATAATCAAAAAATATAAAGGTAAAAACAGATACTTAAGCCCGGGCAAAACCCTTGCTGGCGATCATGAGATTGCGTGTGTACTCTTCCGAGACGCGGCCGGCAGCAAGATCGACCGAGGCGAGCCGCTCGACCACGGAGCCGTTCTGCATGACGGCAAGCCGGTCGCACATGTGGGTGACGACGCCGAGATCATGGCTCACCATCACGAAGGTCAGATTGCGATCGCGACGGATCTGCTCGAGAAGATTGAGCACCTCCGCCTGCACGGAAGCATCGAGTGCCGAGGTCGGCTCATCCAGCAGCAAAATCGACGGCTCGACGATCAGGGCCCTGGCAATCGCCACCCGCTGGCGTTGACCGCCCGAGAGCTGGTGCGGATAGCGGAAGCGAAATCCGGCACCGAGGCCGACTTCGTCGAGCGCCCGGGTAATGCGCCGTTCGCCATCGTCTATCCCATGGATCAGCAAGGGTTCGAGAAGCAGCCGGTCGATCGTCTGGCGCGGATGCAGCGACCCGTAAGGGTCCTGAAACACCATCTGCACCTCGCGGTAGAAGCTCTTGCTACGCTTTGCGCCCTTCAGGGTTTCGCCTTCGATGCGGATCGTGCCTTCGCTGACCGGTGCCAGGCCCGCGACGGCGCGCAGAAGCGTCGATTTTCCGGAGCCGGATTCGCCCACCAGCCCGAAAGACTGGCCCTTGTCGACGGAGATGCTGACGGCGTTCAGTGCGTAGTAGCCGTCATAGATGACGCTGAGATCGTTGATCGAC from Rhizobium tumorigenes harbors:
- a CDS encoding ABC transporter ATP-binding protein, with translation MTTTLSINDLSVIYDGYYALNAVSISVDKGQSFGLVGESGSGKSTLLRAVAGLAPVSEGTIRIEGETLKGAKRSKSFYREVQMVFQDPYGSLHPRQTIDRLLLEPLLIHGIDDGERRITRALDEVGLGAGFRFRYPHQLSGGQRQRVAIARALIVEPSILLLDEPTSALDASVQAEVLNLLEQIRRDRNLTFVMVSHDLGVVTHMCDRLAVMQNGSVVERLASVDLAAGRVSEEYTRNLMIASKGFARA